In Raphanus sativus cultivar WK10039 unplaced genomic scaffold, ASM80110v3 Scaffold0230, whole genome shotgun sequence, the following proteins share a genomic window:
- the LOC108818973 gene encoding eukaryotic translation initiation factor 5A-2, whose product MSDEEHHFESSDAGASKTYPQQAGNIRKGGHIVIKGRPCKVVEVSTSKTGKHGHAKCHFVAIDIFTAKKLEDIVPSSHNCDVPHVNRIDYQLIDISEDGFVSLLTDSGGTKDDLKLPTDDNLSALMKSGFEEGKDVVVSVMSSMGEEQICAVKEVGGGK is encoded by the exons aTGTCTGACGAAGAGCACCACTTCGAGTCCTCCGACGCCGGAGCTTCCAAGACCTACCCTCAGCAGGCTGGTAACATCCGTAAAGGTGGTCACATCGTCATCAAGGGCCGTCCCTGCAAG GTTGTTGAGGTTTCGACTTCGAAGACTGGCAAGCACGGTCACGCGAAGTGTCACTTCGTTGCTATTGATATCTTCACTGCTAAGAAGCTCGAGGATATTGTTCCCTCTTCCCACAATTGTGAT gTTCCTCATGTGAACCGTATTGATTACCAGCTGATTGATATCTCTGAGGATGGCTTT GTTAGCCTTTTGACCGACAGTGGTGGCACCAAGGACGACCTCAAGCTTCCCACCGATGATAATCTGAGCGCTCTG ATGAAGAGTGGATTCGAGGAGGGAAAGGATGTGGTTGTGTCTGTCATGTCTTCGATGGGAGAGGAGCAGATCTGTGCCGTCAAGGAAGTTGGTGGTGGCAAGTAA
- the LOC108818972 gene encoding transmembrane emp24 domain-containing protein p24delta9-like gives MVVRSKHISTFLLTISIISHVSQPLHFELKSGKSRCISEDIKSNAMTVGKYTVANPNDPHPFPQSHKINIRVTSSHGNTYHHAEEVDSGQFSFTAVEGGDYSACFAASDHKPDVTLSIDLEWGSGVHYKSLGSLAKKSKVEVMEFEVKALIETVNSIHDEMFYLRDREEEMQDLNRATNSKMAWFGLLSLFVCLGVAGMQFLHLKTFFEKKKVI, from the exons ATGGTTGTCCGATCAAAACACATATCCACATTCCTGTTAACCATATCCATCATATCTCACGTCTCCCAACCTCTCCACTTCGAGCTAAAATCAGGCAAATCAAGATGCATCTCTGAGGACATCAAAAGCAACGCGATGACCGTCGGAAAGTACACCGTCGCCAACCCCAACGACCCTCACCCTTTCCCTCAGTCTCACAAGATCAACATAAGG GTGACGTCGAGTCACGGGAACACGTACCATCACGCGGAGGAGGTGGACTCGGGGCAGTTCTCGTTCACGGCGGTGGAAGGCGGAGATTACTCGGCGTGTTTCGCCGCCAGCGATCATAAGCCTGACGTGACGTTGAGTATCGATTTGGAGTGGGGATCGGGTGTTCATTACAAGAGCTTGGGGAGTTTGGCCAAGAAGAGCAAAGTCGAA GTTATGGAGTTTGAAGTGAAGGCTTTGATTGAAACCGTTAACTCGATTCATGATGAGATGTTTTATCTTAGAGACAG GGAGGAAGAGATGCAGGATCTGAACAGGGCTACGAACTCGAAGATGGCGTGGTTTGGTTTGCTCTCTCTTTTCGTGTGCTTAGGAGTTGCTGGGATGCAGTTTCTGCACTTGAAGACGTTttttgagaagaagaaagtcatctaa